The following is a genomic window from Rhizobium sp. NRK18.
GGGCCTACCGGAAGATGAGCGGGAGGCCTATGCGTTGCAGGTCGTCGAGGCGGGGTTCTCGCAAGGCTCTGACAATGGCGCGCTGGCCTTGATCGATCGCGACCTCAGGGCGGCCGGCGTGCATCCCGGAGAAGAGGCATTGCGGGCGAAGTTCGATGCACTGCTGATTGCCGCGATGGCGGATATCCAGGCAGGTCAATAAACGCTGTTCGCCGTTTCCGGACCTCATCATCGACTATACCCTCGACGCGCTTTTGCGGGCGGGCTAGCATCTCTTCATGCTTGATTTCGACG
Proteins encoded in this region:
- a CDS encoding DUF1476 domain-containing protein codes for the protein MDAMEERERAYESKFAHDEEMKFKAVARCNRLAGLWAAEILGLPEDEREAYALQVVEAGFSQGSDNGALALIDRDLRAAGVHPGEEALRAKFDALLIAAMADIQAGQ